From the Halobacteriovorax sp. GB3 genome, the window TTTAAAAATTCTTTTGCTAAAAACTCTAAAATATCAAAGGAGTTGATTCTTCTTTGAACGAGGCAGCCAATACATTCTCTCGTAAATTGATCTACTACGTTTAAAATCCTAAAGGCCTTACCGTCTTCAGTTCTGCACATGACGAAGTCGTAAGACCAAACATGATTTTTATAGAGGAGCCTATGTCTGATACAGGAGCCGTCGTTTAGCCATAAGCGACCTCGTTTTGGCTGTTTCTGAGGCACTTTTAGTCCTTCCTCCCGCCAGATTCGGTAAACCCTTTTATGATTTACATGATAGCCCTCTCGATTCACTAGAGCAGTGATTCTGCGGTAACCATACCGTCCATACTCACTGGCCAGCTCAATAACTCTAGCTCTCAATACTTCATTGAATTTACTTTCGTTTTTCTTATAGCGCTGAGTTGTTCTGTATTGGTCAAAAATCCTGCAAGCTCTTCTCTCTGAAAGCTCGTACTTTTTCATAGCATTTTTAATAACCAATCTTTTTCGCTCAGCGCTTACAAGTTTCCCTTAGCAAAATCCTTTAGGACACTGAGATCAATCGCTTGCTCAGCGACGATCCTTTTCAAACGAGCGTTTTCTTTCTCAAGGTCTTTAAGCTTTTTCGCTTCTGACTTAGTCATGTTTCCGTATTTTTTACGCCATCGTCCAAAAGTTATTGGAGAGATTTCAAGGGCCTTGCAGACCTCTCCTTTGGATTTCCCCTCAGAAAAGAGAAGTTCTGCTTTCCTTAACTTTGCAATGATTTGCTCTTCGTTGTAGCGAATGTTTCCCATGATTTACCTCCATATTTGACAATTTTATCGTCATTATTTCTGGAAGCAAAATTGGGGGGGGCAGGTCATAAAGCTGTTGCAGAAGCTCTTGCTGAAGCTATTTTGGATGGAGATAAAGAAGCTTTCCATGAAATCTTTGCTGGATATCTTAGTATTATTAACAAAGAAGAACTATCAAGACGATCTAATGTTCCTATTGCTACAATCAGAAGAATGGCAGCTGGAGCAAACTTTAATAACGACAATATGCTTAAGGTAACTTCGGCTATCAAGAATGAGTTGGCTGTC encodes:
- a CDS encoding IS3 family transposase (programmed frameshift), translating into MGNIRYNEEQIIAKLRKAELLFSEGKSKGEVCKALEISPITFGRWRKKYGNMTKSEAKKLKDLEKENARLKRIVAEQAIDLSVLKDFAKGKLVSAERKRLVIKNAMKKYELSERRACRIFDQYRTTQRYKKNESKFNEVLRARVIELASEYGRYGYRRITALVNREGYHVNHKRVYRIWREEGLKVPQKQPKRGRLWLNDGSCIRHRLLYKNHVWSYDFVMCRTEDGKAFRILNVVDQFTRECIGCLVQRRINSFDILEFLAKEFLKRGQPAFIRSDNGPEFIAEKLREWLSSLEVKTLYIEPGSPWENGYCESFNGRMRDEFLNGEIFYSLKEAQVLTENWRKEYNHFRPHSSLGYRVPVPLAILPSYEKAEVLECIQ